The nucleotide window ATGTATGTTGTTTTCATGAATATCTGTTTAGCCGTAAGCTTCCAGCCTCAAGCGACAAGTAATGGCAAAGCCTTGAAAACTTGTCGCTTAAAGCTTATTGCTCGAAGCTTTTTGTTAATTTCCCTTAAAATAAGTTTCCAATCGGTTAAAATAATCGCTTTGCTGATCGGCAGAAGCCAAAAAGTAATAACTACCCTTGGCGCGTTCCAATGCCAATAATTGAATGATAAACTCGTATACCGCATTAGAGGCAAATTGCTCCGATTTGATGGCAGCATTTTGAGCATCGATGAGCTGAATGATAGACACTACCCCTTTGGAGTAAGCATCTTGCACCAAATCAAAGTTTTTGCTTGCCGCTTTTTCGGCTGCTTGAGTCAATTGAATGCTACTATAAGCCGCCCGTGTAAGCGCCAACGATGCCATAATGCGTTGCTTGAGCTTAAGAATCAGGTCTTGCTTTTGTGCCTCCATTTTCAAAATTTCAATATTGGTTTTTTGGAGTTCTGCCCTGCGTTGGCCGCCATTGATAATGGGCAACGATGCCTTCACCCCCACCTGCCAGTTGAGTTTGTCGGGCGACGAAAAGTTATCACTTAGGTTAACATTACCCGCTGCGCTCGGTATCACAATAGAAGGAGCGCCTACCCCCTCACCGCCACGATAAAACAAATAGTCGGCACCTGCTTGTAAGGCTATAGTAGGAGTGTAGTTTTGACGGCGGGTAAGCAAACGCAGGCTTTTTTGTGCGGCAATGGCTGCATCTAACTGCTTGATTTCTGGCAAATTACGAATACCTTCTTCCACCAAGAAATCGCCCAAGATTTGGTATTTTTTAGGGTTATCTATGTAATGAAAGATTTGGGGGTTGGCAACAATCAACGAGCTGTTTTTCAGGTTAATTTCTTCTGCAACAAACTCCTCGTTGATAGGTCGATTGAGCAGTTGGTTCAAGTTGATTGCCGCCAGCTTAAGCTGAGCTTGGGTGTCAATCAAGTCTTTTTTGGTCAAGGCAATTTGGCTTTCCCAACGGTACAAATCCGAAGGACCCGAATACCCCACCGCCTTGCGGGTACGTGCCAGTTCCAGGTTGCGACGGGTCAGTCTTAAGTTATCTTTTTGAATATTTTCCAGCGTTTTCGCCCTCAATATATTGAGGTAGCTTTGGGTAGCTTGCAACACCACATCCAGCCGGGTTTGCTGGCGTTGGTGTTCGCGCCCTTGTTGCAGCTGTCGCTGAACATTCACATTGCCTTGGGCCTTGGGCGAAAGCAACACCTGAGTAAACGACACTGATCCAATGGTAGCATATTCGGGTTGGTTGCCAAAGCTCGATGCCGCCCGGTCTTTATCTATCATTCGCCCCGATGCTGACACCTCTACTCTAGGGCGTAGGTTCGACTGAGCATTGCGGATATTGGTAAAACCACTTGCTACGTTTTGCTGAGCCACTTTTAGCTCTAGGTTAGCTTTGATGGCTTCGTCGGCTACTTGCTTTAGGTTTACCTTTCGGCCAATGTTTTGCTTATCTTCGTTGATGAGTTCTGCCTCCGATAACTGGCTCCAGGTAGGGTAGTAGTCTATAGCGCGCACTGTAGCCATATTGATCACCAAACGTTCTTTAAATGGAAGGTTCACCGAAAAATTGGCGGGGTTTTCACCCGAAACACTGCGTTGAATATTGAGCGCCACCCTGCGGCTAATGCGTTTGGGGTTAGACGGAGGCGCTATGCCTGCCATTGCCCCACGTTGCACATCGGGCGTGCCCAATAAGGCAAACGAAGGCAGCTTTCGTTCATTGATCCCTTGTATCAATTGTTGGGTTTCGTTGGGCGACATTCTAAAAATAGCCCCCAGGTATACTGCGTCTATGTCTTTGCCTATGTTGGCGAGGGCTTGACGGGCGCTGGTGTTGGTCGGAATCAGCTCAAATTGTACCCCCATTTGCTGGGTCTTTTGCTCAAAATAAGTTTTCACAAAAGGCATCGCTTTCAGTATCTCGTCATATAACAAAATCCCCACTTTTTTGAAAGGGTAAAGTTGATGAAAAACTTCTAAGTCGCGCTTGGGCGCATAAGGCGACACTAAGTAAGTAAAGTTTTTGACTCCAGAAGTATTTTGCTTGGTCAAGGGCAGCTTTTGCAGCTCAGGATTTATGACAGTAGTCGCTATGGTAGGCTTGGGGTAACTGCCCTGATTTGCCAACAATTGCGAGGTAACCGGGCCTACCCCTACTATTGCCTCTACTGCCCTATTTTGCATCAATTGGGCGATATTCTTTTTAATTGACTTTGCTGTCCATTGACTATGCAAAATATATTGCTTGGCAAATGATACCTCATATTCGTTTTTGAGCAATGCTTGAGTTTCGTTTTGTAATGCCTGCACAAAACGCTCGCTACCCGCCCATTTACCGTCTGTCACTATGCCTATAGTCAGCGGTTTTTTATTTTGCGCCTGTAGGCAAACCGGCAATGCCACAAACACTAGCAACCACAAGCCTGACAGCCCAAGTAATTTGTTCATTGAAAACCTATGATATTGATTCATTATGTTTTTTAGTCTTTTCATTATTTTATCTAATCTGTCGCCTGATGTATATATTTAGTCACAAAAAAAATTAGCGTTAATAATTATGCAATGCATCGCGAAACCATAGCACCATTTAGCCAAGGTTTAAGCTTTATGGTCATTCATTGATGCCTTTTTTCTATGCAAAGCTTCATATTCTTTCAGCCCCTTTTCGGTCAGATGAGGAATGAACATGCTTCGAAGCATTCCCAGAAAGTACTCTTCCGAAAAATGCACATCATTGGTAGCCATCACGGTTTGGTGCTTCAGCCATGATATACACACCAATAGAATAGAGTGAATCAAGTGGTCATAAGCTCCTTCGGTACGTTCGGGCTTCAACAAGCCCCTCCCAATGTAATAGTCAAAAAGTACCCTGGCAGTCTTAAGGTTTTTGGTAATGTTTTGGGCAAGCTTTTGGGCAATGCTAGGGTAGTTCCGTACCAAATCCATTGTATCAGAAAAAAAGCAACGGCTGCGTTGTTGTTGTATCATTACTGTGTCCAATATCTTGTCAAAATGCTCTAACCCCACCCGCTCGCTTTGGGCAAGCACCGACTGAATATTTTGAAAATTACGTTCTTGGATATGTTGCACAATCTCTTCTTTGCTCTTGAAGTGATAAGTAATATTTCCAGGACTCATCTCCAGCGCATCGGCAATATTGCGAATGCTGGTATTAGTAATGCCCTGCTCATTAAATAGCTCAGTGGCTTTGTCAAGAATGCGTTCTTTGGTGTTGCTACTCATAGTGTTTATTTTCTAAATTAGTATAACTGATTGGCTGAATGTTTTATAGTTAGTATAACTGTACTAATTATAAGCAAAAAAATAACAGCTTATCGGCTGTTTTCTATTTTAATACAACAAAATTAGTATATTCAAACTTTATAAGCAAACTTTTTTAGTATGATCGTACTAAATTCAATGAAAAAATTGAATTTTTAGCAAAAAAACCTTGAGAAAGGAAGTAAAACAGGAGAGAAATTTAGTAAAAAGCAGTGTTTTTTAGTACGAGTGTACAAATGTTTTATTTGGCAAATTCAACAAGAGCCACTGCTATTGCGACTAAGCTCTTAGGGAGGTTTGAGCAGTGCCAGCCCTCAAAACAACAAGTAAACAACTGTGTAGGCTTGATCGTATATTGCAATAAAAGTAATCAAACTTATAAATACTATGATTGAAATAATGATTGTAATAAACTGTGCCTTATTTTTTGGCGCCAACTCTGATAATATATGGGAGAGAGGTGCTACCCCTGCCATTTATATATTTTCTGTAGTTGCATTTTTCCTTGTATTGATGTTTGGCGATACCGACGCAGTGAACTGGAAGTCTTTTCTTTTATTACTATTTTCCCCTTTGCTGGTTAACCTTCCTTTTTTGCTTGTAGCATTTTACAGAGATCACCTCATCCCAACAAAAAAACACCCATCTGTGGTAATTGCTTCCAAGTTACGTGCTCAATGGCTAACTATGGCTAACAAACTGGTTGCTATTGGGCAACGTTTTGATCATAAAAAAAACAAGGCAGAACTCTTTTTAACAAAAAAACGATGGTTTTTGACTAAGTATATTGTTCACCAAAAGAGAAAAGAGTTTAGAGGCTTGGAAAGAAAAATGAGGCTTTTGTTGGCGAAGCAAAAACACTTTATAGATCATAATCCAACATCCCTTAATGCTTCCTACCGAATCTATTTTCGTCAAAAGTCTAAACGAAGTATGAGCAAACTTAAAGAAATGATGAGTGAGTTAGTAATGTTTGAACAAAGCTTTATAGCATGTATAAACAACGCTGACTTGTATTATGCACAACAGGCTTATCAACACAAAGGCGATAATATTTGGGCAGAGTTTGAACCATCACGAGAAGATGATTTTTGGCAAGAGTATGAGGCATTATTAGCAAGTATGAAAACCACTGTTCAGGCAAGTTTTTCTAAGGCTTCCTGACTCATTTAATTAGTATGAGATTCTTACAGGACAAGCTTTGCTTGTGTAGCAAATCAAAGGCGCTTGCTTTTGGGTCAGGCTGCACTCACAGAGAAGTCCTCAGGTTTCTACTAATCCATCGTTCAAGTCGCCCTGCGAAAGACTTGATCCAGCAAGGGTAGCTATATAAATTACTCATAGTAATAGATTAGTAAAACTCTTTTGATAAACTAAAGATTAGCTCATGAATTCAAAAAGCAAAAAAAAATGGAATGGAATTGATATCAACCTTTTTAATATTGACTATCTTCAGCAAGAAATTAAAAAATGTCAAGAACAAATAATCAAGAATGAGAAAAATATAAAAGAAATAAAAGCTGATATTGCTTCACCATATAAACAAACATCTCCATTGGATTATAATGCCATGCAGACAATTGCAGATTCATCAAAAGCTTCATTGACAGCAATTGATGTGCTGAAAAGTCAAATTTCTTCTGTTAAAGAAGTTATCCATGAGTTTCAAACAAACCCAAAAGAAACTTTGCAAAGGTATCAGTCAGAGCTAAAATGCTCACAAGAGTATATATTTGAGTTGATCAAGGAAATACCTCAATTAAAATCAGTCTATGAGCTGTTGAACTCTCAAAATTAATAGTTTACCAATTTGGGCCCCAAAAGAAATATGTACATCAGTTTTCTCACTCCCCATATAATGCGCAATGTCTTCGATGGTTGCATACTTTACTGTTTCCGTTTGGCTTTGATAAGTATTAACGCCATTTTTAGGAGACCAAAAAATTATTACTCTAGATTCAATTTCAGTAGCTATAGTCGCCCTACAGAAGGCTTACCCCAATAAAGAAGGCAAAACAACCCCTACTCGCCCAACAAGTCCTTCTCCAAAATTTTCCCCAACTTGTATGCTTTCTGTGCCATAAATGAATATATTTTTGGGAACTCAAATTTTATTTCTTTGAGGTCTTCGGGCGTTTTTATACGTTCTTTCATTTTTGCGATATACTCAGGGTACTCGCTCAAAGTGAGGTTTTTATTGATGTTATAAGCATACCCCATGAGTTTGACCGTGGCAAGTCTTATTCTGTCACCAGAGTACACAGGCTCTCTTAAGAACAGCGAATCAATACTAGTGGCCTCTGCTGTGTATTTAGAGGCAAAAAGAGCCATTTCTTCCCTCGTATAACGTTTATACACTTCAGAAACTTCACTTTTTGATAATTTATTTGATCCTCCTATTTGCAAGAAGAACGACTCCAAACAGGCTAATTTGAACGCAAAATCATTGTCTTTGGTCTCATTCAAGCTATGCTCATCAAGCCTATCGACGGCAGATTGAAAGGAACTTGCGTGGTTTGTCGCGTGTGGGTTTAGGTGTATTAAGCAGTCATATTTTTCCATGTATTCATCAAGGAATACTCCTAACACTTTTATGATGTCAATTTTACAGTCAACAGATTCGTACAACCCTATGTCAAATATTGCACTTAAACTCCATTGCTCATTTGCCTTTCCTGTGTCTTTCCTTAGTTGATCTAACGCGGCACTATCGGCATAAAACCAAGAGTACTCATCGGATGGCTCCCATTCTTTCATGATTGAGAGATATGCATGTGTGAACAAGTTTCCAGCAAAACATTTGTTTTTATAACCCCTGGGGCTAATCGTAGAGCCTCTTAACATCCAATTGACAAAAAAAACCCTCCTATAAGTTTCATGCGGCTTATGCTGGGCAAAATTTTCTAAGTCATTATGAAAATTTTGGTAATCAAAAGCAATGATCAAACTGTTTTTTCTGGTTTTCTCCCATTCGTTGGTAATCAAAAAGTCTTGGCACTTGACATGACCCAACACTTTTTTAGCAAAAACCTCATGGTGATTCTTGCCATAAAAATGAGGCTCTCCCTCTTTATACAAAAAATCTATTTTATCTAGGCTCATGTTTTTATTCTAATTCGATGGTTATTTTCACAATTGATTTAAGAATTTTATCACCAGCTGCTAAACCATAAACAGGGTCATCTTTTTCAACCTTACCTATATCTAATATTTTATCTTCAATCTTTACAGATTTAACCTTCTTTCCAATTTGTGTGATGAAAGTATTCGTGTAGCTAAAACTATGGGTATGTATTATAAGGTCTGAGTATTTGGCCTGTTTATGTTTTTTTTTAAGCATAGCCAATTCCTTAAATGTTGTCTTGTTAGTGATAGTGGATAACGTTATTTTCTCCAAGGTGGAAAGGTCAAAGCCAATGCTCTTACTTTGATGAATAGTGGCATATAAGTTTAACGGTATTCCTTTATCCTTTACGAAGCTTATCTCATGAGGTATAAAACTTTTACCTAAACGAAACGCTGCAGTAAACTCAATACTTTTCTCCTGAAAATCAAAAGTCCTTAAAAAGAAAGAGCGGTCTATATCTGTTTTTACTATTTTTGCAGAACTATTCGCTAGGCTTGTGATTTCTGTGGATACTTTCATGTTTCCTTTTTGAATTTCGCCTAACTTTATATTGGAATCGTTTGGGTCTTTTCTCAACTCATTTTCTGGTATGCCTTTAATAGACTTTACAAGCCCGGGGATAAGAGTATTTACCCTATTAATTAACCTTAAGACTTCTTTATACAAGCCTTGGGCGTTTTGATAAGGTCTTTTATATTTTTTTACATAGTCGATTTTTTCTGCTATTTCTTGCAGTTGTGCCAATGATTTACCGTTCAAGGTTTGGATAGCTACATTATCTAATTCGTTGAGGAGGTTTAAATCACTTACTGATAGCTCACTTAAAATACGTTGATCAATCACTTTTTCTAACCTACTCCAATTAGCGTTATTACTAAAATTACTTTGGTGGGTTATAATATTTGAAGAGGTATTCTGATCAGCTGTTGTATTTGTAGAGGCCTTTACTTCATTTATTAAACTTGCATCTAGCGGATTTTTTGCTATAATTTCCAGAAGTTTTTGCCTATAATCATCTGTTAATGTGAACTCTTCATTGCTAGGGGGATTTGTAAATATCCGAATAAATAAAGCTTTTTTCTGAGCCTCAGGTAGCTTACTTTTTTTCATAGCTTCTGAGGTTAAAAAAGCCTCCAAGGTCACAGCACCAGCCGTTATAGCTTTAATTCCATCTAGAAAATTTAAAAAACCAAACTTCCCGTCCTCAGCCGCCACATACCCCACCCCCTTTGTATCTGCACTCACCGAATGAGCTACCTCCTCAAAATACTCAAGCTGTAAAAGTATAACCCCTAGTTCGGTTTCTATTTCAGGGGCCTGGGCAGGGTCAAACTTGCCCGCTTCAATTGCCTGAGCCCGCTTCATCAAAATGGCCGAGAGTTTCTCTATTTCTTGCTTAGACTCCCACAATGCCGTGCCAGGTTGGGGGATGCCGTGCCAGCCTACGGCTTTTTTGAATTGGTCGCCCCAGGCACGCATTCTACCACTGAGGCCTTGGTAACGGCGCATATAATTGAGCGTGGCCAGGTGCTCTTGTGTGTGGGCTATGGTGGCATCGGGGCCCACCCTCAGCTGAACGGTGTCTATAGTAGTGAGGCTAAATACCCCAGCGTAAGTGCGAGTTTGGGTAGTATAATGGGCTTGTACAGTTTTGCCACTTATTTTGGGGTTGCCATACTCTACCTGAATGCCTACTTTGCCCTGCAACTCGCCCAAACCTTCTTCCAGGCGCTTTTTATGCGCCTCACGTTTGGTAAGTTCCTTGTAGAGAATTTCCAGCTCAGGGCTTTCTTCTATTTTTTGGGGCACCCTGGGAGCGGCTTGTATCTGGTAGGGAGTAGCCTTGCCTTTTTGCTTTGTCTCGGGCTGCAAATGATCTACCGTGGCAAGTAGTGCCAACGCCTT belongs to Microscilla marina ATCC 23134 and includes:
- a CDS encoding TolC family protein is translated as MNKLLGLSGLWLLVFVALPVCLQAQNKKPLTIGIVTDGKWAGSERFVQALQNETQALLKNEYEVSFAKQYILHSQWTAKSIKKNIAQLMQNRAVEAIVGVGPVTSQLLANQGSYPKPTIATTVINPELQKLPLTKQNTSGVKNFTYLVSPYAPKRDLEVFHQLYPFKKVGILLYDEILKAMPFVKTYFEQKTQQMGVQFELIPTNTSARQALANIGKDIDAVYLGAIFRMSPNETQQLIQGINERKLPSFALLGTPDVQRGAMAGIAPPSNPKRISRRVALNIQRSVSGENPANFSVNLPFKERLVINMATVRAIDYYPTWSQLSEAELINEDKQNIGRKVNLKQVADEAIKANLELKVAQQNVASGFTNIRNAQSNLRPRVEVSASGRMIDKDRAASSFGNQPEYATIGSVSFTQVLLSPKAQGNVNVQRQLQQGREHQRQQTRLDVVLQATQSYLNILRAKTLENIQKDNLRLTRRNLELARTRKAVGYSGPSDLYRWESQIALTKKDLIDTQAQLKLAAINLNQLLNRPINEEFVAEEINLKNSSLIVANPQIFHYIDNPKKYQILGDFLVEEGIRNLPEIKQLDAAIAAQKSLRLLTRRQNYTPTIALQAGADYLFYRGGEGVGAPSIVIPSAAGNVNLSDNFSSPDKLNWQVGVKASLPIINGGQRRAELQKTNIEILKMEAQKQDLILKLKQRIMASLALTRAAYSSIQLTQAAEKAASKNFDLVQDAYSKGVVSIIQLIDAQNAAIKSEQFASNAVYEFIIQLLALERAKGSYYFLASADQQSDYFNRLETYFKGN
- a CDS encoding TetR/AcrR family transcriptional regulator — protein: MSSNTKERILDKATELFNEQGITNTSIRNIADALEMSPGNITYHFKSKEEIVQHIQERNFQNIQSVLAQSERVGLEHFDKILDTVMIQQQRSRCFFSDTMDLVRNYPSIAQKLAQNITKNLKTARVLFDYYIGRGLLKPERTEGAYDHLIHSILLVCISWLKHQTVMATNDVHFSEEYFLGMLRSMFIPHLTEKGLKEYEALHRKKASMNDHKA